One Streptomyces sp. ML-6 genomic region harbors:
- a CDS encoding family 2 encapsulin nanocompartment cargo protein polyprenyl transferase, translating to MGDGDPVAPLAQGQEAQALLEQSRALVDPRLRAAVDSLPGAIRRVAAYHFGWEEADGSPASGRAGKAIRPALVLAAARALGGDPQRALRAAVAVELAHNFTLLHDDIIDEDRTRRHRPTAWAVFGIPAAVITGDAMLALAQRLLAEDTDPAAARASARLSTCIIELCAGQQADCAFEDRDPGGVTLDECLTMAVAKTGALLGCACATGALYADAEERAVGAMDGFGREAGLAFQLIDDLIGIWGDPERTGKPVGADLIAHKKSLPVVAALTSGTPAAAELATLYRGPMNTPDEVSRAADAVDRAGGRDWAQICAADRMARAIHHLSRAVPDLARAGDLLTLAEFVTRRKH from the coding sequence TTGGGCGACGGCGACCCGGTCGCCCCCCTCGCGCAGGGCCAGGAGGCGCAGGCGCTCCTGGAGCAGAGCCGGGCCCTCGTCGACCCGCGGCTGCGCGCCGCCGTCGACTCCCTGCCCGGCGCGATCCGCCGGGTCGCGGCCTACCACTTCGGCTGGGAGGAGGCCGACGGCTCCCCGGCCTCGGGGCGGGCGGGAAAGGCGATCAGACCCGCGCTGGTCCTCGCCGCCGCCCGGGCCCTGGGCGGCGACCCGCAACGTGCGCTACGGGCCGCCGTCGCCGTGGAGCTGGCCCACAACTTCACCCTGCTGCACGACGACATCATCGACGAGGACCGGACCCGCCGGCACCGGCCCACGGCCTGGGCGGTGTTCGGCATCCCCGCCGCGGTGATCACCGGCGACGCCATGCTCGCCCTCGCCCAGCGGCTGCTCGCCGAGGACACGGACCCGGCAGCGGCGCGGGCCTCGGCGCGGCTCTCCACCTGCATCATCGAGCTGTGCGCGGGCCAGCAGGCCGACTGCGCCTTCGAGGACCGTGACCCCGGCGGGGTCACCCTGGACGAGTGCCTGACCATGGCCGTCGCCAAGACGGGCGCCCTGCTCGGCTGCGCCTGCGCGACGGGGGCCCTCTACGCGGACGCGGAGGAACGGGCGGTCGGCGCGATGGACGGATTCGGCCGGGAGGCGGGACTCGCCTTCCAGCTCATCGACGACCTGATCGGCATCTGGGGCGATCCGGAGCGGACCGGGAAGCCGGTGGGGGCGGACCTCATCGCCCACAAGAAGTCCCTGCCCGTCGTCGCGGCCCTGACCTCCGGCACCCCCGCGGCGGCCGAACTCGCCACGCTCTACCGGGGACCCATGAACACACCCGACGAGGTGAGCCGCGCCGCCGACGCCGTGGACCGGGCCGGCGGCCGGGACTGGGCGCAGATCTGCGCCGCGGACCGGATGGCACGCGCGATCCACCACCTGTCCAGGGCGGTGCCCGACCTGGCCCGGGCGGGCGACCTGCTGACCCTGGCGGAGTTCGTCACCCGCCGGAAGCACTGA
- a CDS encoding DUF6304 family protein, giving the protein MTDESWAGWYRDRQGSDAVVLTTDGQQLRLRTRGIDFEGTSFDGLAPVVGTPPVDDRFSLVDGALSDCVLEWDLPLPVAWDGAVHQATLSCLLSLRRPDPYLSLELQFGGAAYASHRAESDFASALATIQRALPPGVRLRTCIACAFSDYFPAPEPAPGAGRGLSGGLACFRGAKDAYRGASGEGDLLELWDRRTGFVQEVWSCREYEPRPDGGTGTGHRGAFPLEHA; this is encoded by the coding sequence ATGACAGATGAGTCATGGGCAGGGTGGTACCGGGACCGGCAGGGTTCCGACGCCGTCGTCCTCACCACCGACGGACAGCAACTACGTCTCCGGACAAGGGGGATCGACTTCGAGGGCACGAGCTTCGACGGCCTCGCCCCGGTCGTCGGGACACCACCGGTCGACGACCGGTTCTCCCTGGTGGACGGCGCGTTGAGCGACTGCGTCCTGGAGTGGGACCTGCCGCTCCCGGTGGCCTGGGACGGAGCCGTCCATCAGGCCACGCTCAGCTGCCTGTTGTCGCTGCGCCGCCCCGATCCGTACCTCAGCCTCGAATTGCAGTTCGGTGGTGCGGCCTACGCATCCCATCGCGCCGAGAGCGATTTCGCCTCCGCCCTCGCCACGATCCAGCGCGCCCTGCCGCCCGGGGTGCGCCTCCGGACCTGCATAGCCTGCGCCTTCTCGGACTACTTCCCGGCCCCGGAGCCGGCCCCGGGGGCGGGGCGCGGACTGTCCGGGGGCCTCGCCTGTTTCCGGGGGGCCAAGGACGCCTACCGAGGGGCGTCCGGTGAGGGCGACCTCCTGGAACTGTGGGACCGGCGCACCGGATTCGTCCAGGAAGTCTGGAGCTGCCGCGAGTACGAGCCCCGCCCGGACGGCGGCACCGGTACCGGGCACCGGGGCGCGTTCCCGCTGGAACACGCCTGA
- a CDS encoding DUF1648 domain-containing protein, with product MNRKNLGGTALVVLPFLLAPVVDLVLFLVFRDRLPDRPAGHFTLDGRADGHMALIWYPVLCTLVFAVTGVSWSLMVRRGEFHGRAHRLLVAGGYAFAGFFGWLMAAVLLANVDAVEGARGEAQGVSLPLWQLAAALGAAVLAGGIGAGLAALRPAPVPPAGGEPGGDAARIALADGEVAGWARSVGSWWLPLIVLLLVALGVVGLILSGWAAGLPPLLTAVLMAGFVRPCVAVDRRGITVSGTLRWPRVRVPLDRIEAASSQDISPIAEYGGWGYRVRPGRTGVMLRSGEGIVARLTDGRKFAVTVDDSATGAALLNTLIDQRRAEH from the coding sequence ATGAATCGTAAGAACCTGGGCGGAACCGCTCTTGTCGTCCTGCCGTTCCTGCTCGCGCCCGTCGTCGACCTGGTCCTGTTCCTCGTGTTCCGGGACCGGCTGCCCGACCGGCCGGCCGGCCATTTCACGCTCGACGGCCGGGCGGACGGCCATATGGCACTGATCTGGTACCCGGTGCTCTGCACTCTGGTGTTCGCCGTGACCGGCGTCTCGTGGTCCCTCATGGTGCGGCGGGGCGAGTTCCACGGGCGGGCCCACCGCCTGCTCGTCGCCGGGGGCTACGCTTTCGCGGGATTCTTCGGCTGGCTGATGGCCGCCGTGCTGCTCGCCAACGTGGACGCCGTCGAGGGCGCGCGGGGGGAGGCGCAGGGCGTCTCGCTCCCGTTGTGGCAGCTCGCCGCCGCGCTGGGGGCCGCCGTGCTCGCGGGCGGGATCGGGGCGGGGCTGGCCGCGCTCCGGCCCGCACCGGTGCCCCCGGCCGGGGGCGAACCGGGCGGTGACGCCGCGCGGATCGCGCTCGCGGACGGGGAGGTCGCCGGCTGGGCGCGCAGCGTCGGGAGCTGGTGGCTGCCGCTGATCGTGCTGCTGCTCGTCGCCCTGGGCGTGGTGGGCCTGATTTTGTCGGGCTGGGCCGCCGGGCTGCCGCCGCTGCTCACCGCCGTGCTGATGGCCGGGTTCGTGCGGCCGTGCGTGGCGGTGGACCGGCGCGGCATCACCGTCTCCGGAACGCTGCGCTGGCCGCGCGTCAGGGTGCCGCTCGACCGGATCGAGGCGGCGAGCAGTCAGGACATCAGCCCCATCGCGGAATACGGCGGTTGGGGATACCGCGTCCGGCCGGGGCGCACGGGTGTGATGCTCCGCTCCGGCGAGGGGATCGTGGCGAGGCTGACGGACGGCCGGAAGTTCGCGGTGACCGTCGACGACTCGGCGACCGGGGCCGCGCTCCTCAACACCCTGATCGATCAGCGTCGGGCGGAGCACTGA
- a CDS encoding GntR family transcriptional regulator codes for MLFRVDPTSAVPLGDQIAASVRRSVADGAVVPGERLPAARVLAESLGVNVHTVLRGYQRLREEGLIELRRGRGAVVTGGVPPQRARLLERVREVVADARELGMTEDELLDLVRTALNTP; via the coding sequence ATGCTGTTCCGTGTCGATCCCACGTCCGCCGTGCCGCTCGGCGACCAGATCGCGGCGTCCGTGCGCCGCTCGGTCGCCGACGGGGCGGTGGTGCCGGGCGAGAGGCTGCCCGCGGCCCGGGTGCTCGCGGAGTCCCTCGGCGTCAACGTCCACACCGTGCTGCGCGGCTACCAACGGCTCCGCGAGGAGGGGCTCATCGAGCTGCGTCGGGGCCGCGGCGCGGTGGTCACCGGCGGCGTCCCGCCGCAGCGGGCCCGGCTGCTGGAGAGGGTGCGCGAAGTGGTCGCCGACGCACGTGAGTTGGGGATGACGGAGGACGAGTTGCTGGATCTGGTGCGTACCGCACTGAACACGCCCTGA
- the snpA gene encoding snapalysin, which produces MRHPRTVMSAVVGLGFGLAAALGTAPAIAASTASDSAPAVATSEARAGYTAYSESQENAAANKAFFEAVAKSVAKKRAANPGAQAVTVVYSATNAPSFRNQIASSAQIWNSSVSNVRLQEGSNADFAYYEGNDPRGSYASTDGHGNGYIFLDYAQNQQYNSTRVTAHETGHVLGLPDHYSGPCSELMSGGGPGTSCTNAYPNASERSQVNYLWQYGFAAALARSSS; this is translated from the coding sequence ATGAGACACCCCAGGACCGTCATGTCGGCCGTGGTCGGCCTCGGCTTCGGCCTCGCCGCCGCACTGGGCACGGCCCCCGCCATCGCCGCCTCCACGGCCTCCGACTCGGCACCCGCCGTCGCCACGTCGGAGGCCCGGGCCGGCTACACCGCCTACTCCGAGTCGCAGGAGAACGCCGCCGCGAACAAGGCGTTCTTCGAGGCGGTCGCCAAGTCCGTGGCGAAGAAGCGGGCGGCGAACCCCGGCGCCCAGGCCGTCACCGTCGTCTACAGCGCCACCAACGCGCCGAGCTTCCGCAACCAGATAGCCAGCAGCGCGCAGATCTGGAACAGCTCCGTCTCCAACGTCCGGCTGCAGGAGGGCTCGAACGCCGACTTCGCCTACTACGAGGGCAACGACCCCCGCGGCTCGTACGCGAGCACCGACGGGCACGGCAACGGGTACATCTTCCTGGACTACGCGCAGAACCAGCAGTACAACTCGACCCGGGTCACCGCGCACGAGACCGGGCACGTGCTCGGCCTGCCGGACCACTACTCCGGTCCGTGCAGCGAGCTGATGTCGGGCGGCGGCCCCGGCACGTCCTGCACCAACGCGTACCCCAACGCGAGCGAGCGCAGCCAGGTCAACTACCTGTGGCAGTACGGCTTCGCGGCCGCGCTGGCCCGCAGCTCCTCCTGA
- a CDS encoding LysR family transcriptional regulator yields the protein MELEVRHLRALCAIADTGSLHRAARSLGVSQPSLTTQLRRIENTLGAELFSRERTGCRPTLLGRAVLSRARPLVDGMTALVSDAKAEAAAVRATGPRLRIGCTASRIIGGWLRRLRLRLPDTDISLRVDVSARALLRDVGAGGLDVVFVHEVEGCPLPVPEGLEQRVLLEREPQFISMSRDHPAAARPVVDLEDLAADRWMVDPTVDGEWDGLRRVFDEAGLAPTVLHGDYLTAASLIVLGEAVAPCQPTSGPRDDMAIRPLRDDPLAVRLLLVSRPGTDTTAAYAELEAAYREAAQRAAGYHQWLLRNRSPLVCAP from the coding sequence ATGGAGCTTGAGGTGAGACACCTCAGGGCGCTGTGCGCCATCGCGGACACGGGCAGTCTGCACCGGGCCGCCCGCAGCCTGGGCGTGAGCCAGCCCTCCCTGACCACCCAGCTGCGACGGATCGAGAACACCCTGGGCGCCGAGCTGTTCTCCCGCGAACGGACCGGCTGCCGGCCGACGTTGCTCGGCCGCGCCGTCCTCAGCCGGGCCCGCCCCCTGGTCGACGGAATGACCGCCCTGGTCAGCGACGCGAAGGCGGAGGCCGCCGCGGTGCGCGCCACCGGCCCGCGACTGCGCATCGGCTGCACCGCGAGCCGGATCATCGGCGGCTGGCTGCGCAGGCTGCGGCTCCGGCTGCCCGACACGGACATCTCGCTGCGGGTCGACGTGTCGGCCCGCGCACTGCTCCGCGACGTCGGGGCGGGCGGGCTGGACGTCGTCTTCGTGCACGAGGTCGAGGGCTGCCCGCTGCCCGTCCCCGAAGGCCTGGAACAGCGCGTTCTCCTGGAACGCGAACCGCAGTTCATCTCCATGTCCAGGGACCATCCGGCCGCCGCCCGGCCCGTGGTCGACCTGGAGGACCTGGCCGCCGACCGGTGGATGGTGGACCCCACGGTGGACGGCGAATGGGACGGGCTGCGCCGGGTGTTCGACGAGGCCGGCCTCGCGCCGACCGTCCTGCACGGCGACTACCTCACCGCCGCCTCCCTCATCGTGCTCGGCGAGGCGGTCGCCCCCTGCCAGCCCACCTCCGGGCCGCGCGACGACATGGCGATCCGCCCGCTGCGCGACGACCCCCTCGCGGTACGGCTGCTGCTGGTGTCCCGGCCGGGCACCGACACGACGGCGGCGTACGCGGAGCTGGAGGCGGCCTACCGGGAGGCGGCCCAGCGGGCGGCCGGCTACCACCAGTGGCTGCTGCGCAACCGCAGCCCGCTCGTCTGCGCCCCCTGA
- a CDS encoding NAD-dependent epimerase/dehydratase family protein: protein MLGGTEFVGRAVTEEALARGWEVTVFHRGRHAPPPGVTELLGDRTAEDGLAALAAPASRTGEANAAGEGNANGGPGGDGDGGAYDWDLVVDTWTGAPSAVRDAARLLADRVGRYAYVSSRSVYDHPAPAGLPEDGPLVAGASPDEDGKDGEVPYALAKRGGELAALDAFGDRALLARAGLVLGPGENVGRLPWWLTRIARGGPVLAPGTPDLKLQYIDVRDLANWLLDAGSSGLGGPYNLVSRSGHATMGQLLDACVRATGSGATLRWTPAETVLAAGVEPWSDLPVWVPPGELYDAVHGGDVSKAYASGLRCRPVEETVADTWKWLEELGGRAPQRPDRPAVGLDPLVEAELLAKQG from the coding sequence ATGCTGGGTGGTACGGAATTCGTCGGACGTGCCGTCACGGAGGAGGCGCTCGCACGTGGTTGGGAGGTCACGGTGTTCCACCGGGGCCGGCACGCGCCCCCGCCGGGGGTGACGGAACTCCTCGGCGACCGCACCGCCGAGGACGGACTCGCGGCACTGGCCGCACCCGCCTCCCGTACCGGGGAAGCGAACGCGGCCGGGGAGGGGAACGCGAACGGGGGCCCGGGCGGGGACGGGGACGGGGGCGCGTACGACTGGGACTTGGTGGTCGACACCTGGACCGGGGCGCCCTCCGCCGTGCGGGACGCGGCCCGGTTGCTGGCCGATCGGGTCGGCCGGTACGCGTATGTCTCCAGCCGCTCCGTGTACGACCATCCGGCCCCGGCCGGGCTGCCGGAGGACGGCCCGCTGGTGGCCGGGGCCTCGCCCGACGAGGACGGGAAGGACGGGGAGGTCCCGTACGCCCTGGCCAAGCGGGGCGGTGAACTGGCCGCGCTCGACGCCTTCGGGGACCGGGCCCTGCTCGCCCGTGCGGGCCTGGTCCTGGGCCCCGGCGAGAACGTCGGCCGGCTGCCCTGGTGGCTGACGCGGATCGCCCGGGGCGGACCGGTGCTGGCGCCCGGGACCCCGGACCTGAAGCTCCAGTACATCGACGTCCGCGACCTCGCGAACTGGCTGCTGGACGCGGGCAGTAGCGGTCTGGGTGGGCCGTACAACCTGGTCAGCCGTTCGGGCCACGCCACCATGGGGCAGCTGCTGGACGCCTGCGTACGTGCCACCGGCTCCGGCGCGACGCTCCGTTGGACGCCCGCGGAGACGGTCCTCGCGGCAGGCGTGGAGCCGTGGAGCGACCTGCCGGTCTGGGTGCCCCCGGGCGAGTTGTACGACGCGGTGCACGGGGGCGACGTGAGCAAGGCGTATGCCTCCGGCCTGCGCTGCCGGCCGGTCGAGGAGACGGTCGCCGACACCTGGAAGTGGCTGGAGGAGTTGGGCGGACGGGCTCCGCAGCGGCCGGACCGGCCGGCGGTCGGCCTGGACCCGCTGGTGGAGGCCGAACTGCTGGCGAAGCAGGGCTGA